A stretch of the Nosocomiicoccus ampullae genome encodes the following:
- the dnaA gene encoding chromosomal replication initiator protein DnaA, giving the protein MNGLEDIWNKILENIESKISNASFGVWFSNSKLIELSQETAVIEAGSEFNRNWLEEHYVDLVSESIFKVVGEQPTIHFVVAGETPAEKPKEKETTIEDKDNQMFHINNENTFETFVIGNGNRFAHAASLAVAEAPAKAYNPLFIYGGVGLGKTHLMHAIGNYIRETRPESKVAYLSSERFTNDFINSIRDNKPEAFREKYRNIDVLLIDDIQFLAGKEQTQEEFFHTFNALHDDDKQIVITSDRTPKEIPTLEDRLRSRFGWGLTTDITPPDLETRIAILKKKCEEENVVIPKESMMYIANHIDTNIRELEGALTRVAAYANLTNQTMSPEVVAEALKDIVKEPKQKKITIEDIQQVVAEYYGIKIEDFASKKRTRSIAFPRHVAMYLSRELTDNSLPKIGEIFGGRDHTTVIHAHEKISKLYQEDDEFKDDLKEIENKL; this is encoded by the coding sequence ATGAATGGTTTAGAAGATATATGGAATAAAATATTAGAGAACATTGAAAGTAAAATTTCAAATGCTAGTTTTGGTGTATGGTTTTCAAATTCAAAATTAATTGAACTTTCGCAAGAAACTGCAGTTATTGAAGCTGGATCTGAATTTAACCGTAATTGGCTAGAAGAACATTATGTGGATCTTGTGTCTGAATCAATATTTAAAGTCGTCGGAGAACAGCCTACTATTCATTTTGTTGTTGCTGGAGAAACACCGGCTGAAAAGCCAAAAGAAAAAGAAACAACTATAGAAGATAAAGACAATCAAATGTTTCATATCAACAATGAAAATACATTTGAAACATTCGTTATCGGAAATGGAAACCGCTTCGCACATGCTGCATCTCTCGCAGTCGCTGAAGCTCCTGCTAAGGCATATAACCCTTTATTTATATACGGTGGGGTTGGATTAGGTAAGACTCATTTAATGCATGCGATTGGTAACTATATTCGAGAAACTCGTCCTGAATCTAAAGTCGCTTACCTTTCAAGTGAACGGTTTACAAACGACTTCATAAACTCAATTCGCGATAACAAACCTGAAGCATTTCGAGAAAAATATAGAAATATCGATGTCTTATTAATTGATGACATTCAGTTTTTAGCAGGAAAAGAACAAACACAAGAAGAATTTTTCCATACATTTAACGCGTTACATGATGATGATAAGCAAATTGTAATTACAAGTGACCGTACACCTAAAGAAATTCCAACTTTAGAAGATAGATTACGTTCACGTTTTGGATGGGGGCTAACGACTGATATTACACCACCAGATTTAGAAACAAGAATCGCGATTTTAAAGAAAAAATGCGAAGAAGAAAATGTTGTCATTCCAAAAGAATCGATGATGTACATTGCAAACCATATCGATACAAATATCCGTGAACTTGAAGGTGCATTAACACGCGTTGCAGCGTATGCAAATCTTACAAATCAAACGATGTCACCAGAAGTTGTTGCCGAAGCGTTAAAAGATATTGTTAAAGAACCAAAACAAAAGAAAATAACAATCGAAGATATCCAGCAAGTAGTCGCTGAATATTATGGTATAAAGATTGAAGATTTCGCGTCCAAAAAACGTACACGGTCAATTGCTTTTCCTAGACATGTTGCTATGTATTTATCAAGAGAACTTACAGATAACTCTCTGCCGAAAATTGGAGAAATATTTGGCGGTCGAGATCATACAACAGTTATTCATGCTCATGAAAAAATCTCAAAACTATACCAAGAAGACGATGAATTTAAAGATGACTTAAAAGAAATTGAAAATAAACTCTGA
- the dnaN gene encoding DNA polymerase III subunit beta, producing MHLEIKRSYFTEQLNDVLKAISNRTALPILSGIKLEADNDKLVLIGSNGEISIEITIPTEVDNEEILTITEPGEAVLPARFFTDIVKKLAGEYVQLKSTDQYSIQVSGGKSNFVISGSNPDEYPLLPEVNNEESLKIASSALKTIINETNFAVSSSETRPVLTGVNWQFFENEIHFTATDSHRLALRKLKDKSHAIEIKNAIIPGKALHELNKIIEDSDEDVEINFSQNQVLFKYGNLRFISRLLEGNYPDTSRLFPENYETNLVINNDEFLKAIDRVSLLALESGNSAIKMTIDSNRVVLSSNSPEIGNVEEEVTSVDLEGEPLQISFNSRYMMDALRAVPEEEVSIEFFGTMKPFTLQSNTSNDVIQLILPIRTY from the coding sequence ATGCATTTAGAAATTAAACGATCATATTTTACAGAACAACTTAATGACGTTTTAAAAGCTATTTCAAATAGAACTGCTTTACCTATTTTGTCAGGTATTAAATTAGAAGCAGACAATGACAAATTAGTACTTATTGGAAGTAATGGAGAAATATCAATAGAAATTACAATTCCAACTGAAGTAGATAACGAAGAAATTTTAACAATTACTGAGCCAGGTGAAGCGGTATTACCTGCACGTTTCTTTACTGATATTGTCAAAAAATTAGCTGGAGAATATGTTCAATTAAAATCGACAGATCAGTATTCAATTCAAGTAAGTGGTGGTAAATCTAATTTCGTCATTAGTGGATCTAACCCGGACGAATACCCATTACTTCCTGAAGTGAATAATGAAGAAAGTTTAAAAATTGCCTCATCAGCATTAAAAACAATTATTAACGAAACGAATTTCGCTGTATCAAGTTCAGAGACTAGACCAGTGTTAACTGGTGTTAACTGGCAGTTCTTTGAAAACGAGATTCACTTTACAGCAACAGACTCTCACAGACTTGCGCTAAGAAAGTTAAAAGATAAAAGTCATGCGATTGAAATTAAAAATGCAATCATTCCAGGAAAAGCGCTACACGAACTTAATAAAATTATTGAAGATAGCGACGAAGACGTTGAGATTAACTTCTCACAAAATCAAGTATTATTTAAATATGGGAATTTAAGATTTATATCTCGCTTACTTGAAGGAAATTATCCAGATACGTCAAGATTATTCCCAGAGAACTATGAAACGAATTTAGTGATTAATAATGACGAATTTTTAAAAGCGATTGACCGAGTATCACTACTCGCACTTGAAAGTGGGAATAGTGCAATTAAAATGACAATCGACAGTAACCGCGTTGTATTGTCATCAAATAGTCCAGAAATCGGAAATGTTGAAGAAGAGGTTACTTCAGTAGATTTAGAAGGTGAGCCACTTCAAATTTCATTCAACTCAAGATATATGATGGATGCACTCCGTGCAGTCCCTGAGGAAGAAGTATCCATTGAGTTCTTTGGAACGATGAAGCCATTTACACTTCAATCGAATACTTCAAACGATGTGATTCAATTAATTTTACCAATTAGAACATACTAA
- the yaaA gene encoding S4 domain-containing protein YaaA has protein sequence MEIVRINDGIITIGQFLKLQSIIDSGGEAKWFLAENEVYLNDELENRRGKKLHHNDVLNIGEFGVYRIEYVDETI, from the coding sequence ATGGAAATTGTTCGAATTAATGATGGAATTATTACGATTGGCCAATTTTTAAAACTTCAATCAATTATTGATTCTGGTGGAGAAGCTAAATGGTTTCTTGCAGAAAACGAAGTTTACTTAAACGATGAATTAGAAAATAGACGTGGAAAAAAACTCCATCATAATGATGTCCTCAATATAGGTGAATTTGGAGTGTATAGAATAGAGTATGTAGATGAGACTATCTAG